A region of the Arachis hypogaea cultivar Tifrunner chromosome 15, arahy.Tifrunner.gnm2.J5K5, whole genome shotgun sequence genome:
CACTCCAAGAGAGCCCCTTCTCAACCACTTTGCGCCCCTCTAGCAAGCTGTGCCACCCCCATGAAGGTGTGTTTCCAGTCTCGGCTTTTAATACATTGCAATATCGATAATACTTTTCTTTTAATATTCTAGATAGGAGTGAACTTGGTTGTGTTGTTATTCGCCAAAACTGCTTCCCCAGTAAGGCTAGATTCTGCGCCCTGAGGTCCTTGATCCCTAGTCCTCCTTCCTTCTTAGGTCTTGTCATAGTATTCCAGCTGATCCACACCATTTTCCTCTCTGTACCACGTTGTCCCCACCAGTATTGAGAGAGCATACTATGAATTTCTGAGATGAGTGTGTCTGGGAGCTTAAAACAGGACAGTGTATATATAGGGACTGCTTCTCCTACTGCCTTGAGTAATGTGTGTCTACCTCCTGCCGACAGTAACTTTCTTTTCCAGCCTAGAATATGCTTCCTGATCTTATCCTTAATGAGGCTGAAAGTAGCTTTCTTCGATTTATTAACTATAGAAGGAAGGCCCAAATATTTGTCTGTAGCCCCAATGTGGTTAATATTTAGAGCCGCTGCCCATTGATTTCTAAGTAAATCCGGAGTATTATGACTGAAGAAGACTGACGATTTGTTGAGATTCACTTTTTGTCCACTAAAACCCTCATAGGTATGTAAGAGTTCCAAAATATTCGCACACGAGATCGTAGAAGCCTTGCAAAATAGGATCGAATCATCCGCAAACAGTAGGTGATTGACTCTGGGGCACCTCCTTGACACTTGAATACCTTGAATTAGATtgttttgttctgccttgtgtagcaagaaggagagaccttctgCACAGAATAAAGATATGGGGATAGGGGGTCTCCTTGACGGAGACCTCTATTTGGTTTAAAGAAACCATAGGGTTGACCTTCCACAACgacagaataagaaacagttgtGACTAACTCCTGAATCCAAGCAATCAGTGTACCATCAAAGCCTAGTTTAGTTAACATGAACCAGAGAAAGTGCCATTCCATCCTATCATAAGCCTTGCTCATATCTAATTTCAATGCCATTTCAGTCTCCAGCCCTTGCCTCTTATTTTTAAGATAATGCATATATTCATGTGCAATTAAAATATTGTCTGAGATCAAGCGgcctttaataaaagcactctgATTAAGGCTTACTAAATTTTTCATCAAGCCTTGAAGTCTAAAAACCAGAATCTTAGAGATAATTTTATAGACCACCGTAGAGAGGCTAATAGGTCTCACCTGAGTCATGTTGTTAGCATCTGGAACTTTAGGAATGAGACAAATATGGGTGTGGTTTAAGCTCTTAAGAAGTCTTCCACCTGCATAGAAACTTCGAGCTGCACGAAATAAGTCACTGCTAATGATATCCCAGTAACACTGGAAAAACTTGGCTGTCATGCCATCTTCTCCCGGGGCACTCTGGGGATGCACACTGAAAGTGGCTCTCTTAACTTCTTCTATAGTAATTGGCCTTCGCAACCTATGGTTCATGGAAGGGGAAACCTTAGGCTCAAAGTCGGTGAAATAAGGATCCGGTTCAGTTTGGCATGTGGAAGAGAAGATCTCCTTAAAATATTCCTCAGCTACTCCTGCAATGTCTGCATTTGTAGTTGCTATTTCACCATTTACATTCTCTAATTTCCAAATCCTGTTCCTTCTCATCCTGTTTCTGAATTTTTGATGGAAGAATTGAGTGTTGCGGTCCCCCTCTTTAAGCCATTTAACCCTGGATTTCGCCTTCCAATACATCTCTTCATCATGGTAGGCTATTTCCAATTTTCGCTCTAGTTCCAGCAGTTCCTCCCCACCATGCACGCCCGCTGACCTTAGCTCTTCAATCTGACGGCTTAGATGCTCAATCTGTTTTTTAGAGTTATGCTCTCCCTCTCGTTGCCATTGAACGATGCGGTGTCTACATCGTTTTAACTTCTGGGCCAGAATGAACATTGGGGAACCAGAGATTTCTTCTTTCCAAACATCACAAATAATCTGTCGCACCTCCGGTTTTGAGCACCATCGCTCTTGGAACGTGAATCGTCGCTTAGTGTTCCCTGGTCTTGGGTTGGAGTCTATCAAAAGAGGGGCATGGTCTGAGCCCAACTCCGAGAGCCTAAGGACCACCGAATTAGCGTACAACAACAGCCAATCAGTTCCGACCAGGACCCTATCCAATCTTTCCTGTACCAAGTCATTTCCGCGGCGCCTATTTGTCCAAGTGAAGGGTCTCCCTACCATTCCTATGTCTACCAGAGTTCCATCATCAATAAAGTTGCAAAATACAGCAATGGAAGATGCCGATTTAGCAATACCTCCCAATTTCTCAGTTTGCGAAGTGATGGCATTAAAGTCTCCAGTAACTACAACCTTTCCTCCAAATTGTTGGATAACCAGTTGTAATTGAGAGAATTGCAATGAACGCACTTGCTCATTGGCGTTTAAGTGCACCCCTATCAATCCCCAGCTCTCGTTAAGACCTTGATCAGTAATTCTTGCCGCGATAAAGAAGTGGTCTGATTGCACGACCTGCACTGTCACCCCTTCCCTCCAAGCCAACGCCATTCCTCCCGCCACACCATCAGGGTCAACGATAAACCAATTACTAAAACCAGCTGCGCTTAATTTTTGCTCCACATTACAAGCCTGGTTCTTAGTTTCACATAAGAGACCAAGCTCGGGGAAGTGGGACCTTGACATCCCTTTCAAATGATGGACTGTCAGGGGTCTTCCCAAACCCTGACAGTTCCAGCAGAGTAGCTTCATATCTCCTTGGGTGCCAATTGaaggctggcaccctccacctGATCATCCAAACTCCGATTAAGACCAAGGCAAACCCTTTTCTGCTGCTCATTATTTTCTTTACCCACACTCCTTTTTTTCTCTCTAGCTTGTTTGATGTAGTGACCTCCTCCCCTTGCCATTTGCTTCAGCTTCGGGGTCTTCCCTTTTTTAGCCGTCATAGTAGCAATATTGGTATTACCATTAGCATCAACCTGAGCTATCGGAATTTCTCCCAAAATCATCGGGGATGTAGATTCAGTTGTGGGGATCCAAGAATCAGTATCTTCAGTTGAATCCTCTGCACTGGCCTCTGTGTTACTTCTTATTGGGTTCTTAGTTTGTGTCCTCGGCTCTGACATGCTAAGCTTTGAGAAGCCTTCCATCAGCCATGTTGGGGGAGGTTTCTTCTTTGGGTGAGGCGGcattgagcttgctgagcttggtTTATTATGGGATCCCCTTTCATTATCTGCAATTCTTCTCCCCACTTGATCAGACTTCACCCAGTCTCCAATTTTGTTTTCCTGAATATGACCGACAGCAGAATCTTCTAACCATTGTGAACAATTTTTGATCTCGTGGCCTAAATTTGCACAATAAGTGCACACTGTGCCTAGCCTTTCATACCTGAGTCCAATTTCGATGGTCTTCCTATCTGGACCAGCAATTAGCAGGCTGTCTTTTACTTCCTTCTCACCACAAATATCAACCCGAGCCTTGAGGATTCTGTTTTCCTTTCCTTTAACTTCAAAAAAACCCAAATCAGACACCTTTCCCAAGCTTTCTCCTATTTTCCTCCCAGCTTCCAGTGTTTTGAACTTTTCCGGGATCCCCCACAATTGTACCCAAACTGGGAATTCATATATTACATTGGCATCAGCCTCCTCCTGGACATTCCATCGTCTAACATgcaaaacaaaatttttaaatagccAAGGAGAGCCTTGTTCAATTCTCAGTAGTTCTTCTTCCAtatcaaagaaaaattgaaagacATTAGGTTTTATTTCAGTAACTCTGAATCCTTTTGGCTTACCCCAGATCACTGTTAACGCATTCTCCATGGTGCCCGTTGTGAATTGTCTATTAGCGAAGATTCTACCTATGAGGCTATTGGCACAGGCTTGAACCCCTTCTATGAtatcttcttctccaagaaaTACCATCCCTCCACGGCGATTTTTTGCATTCTGGTTCCTCCAGTCAGTCTCTTCTCTCCTATCGCCCATACTGCAGTGTCTTAATGCAGTGATCAGGTGCTCAGAATTGGATCAAATCCCAATTTGAATTTATTAGCTTGAAGAGCCTTAGCAGGCGCTAGAATAAACCCTAGCAGAGCACTAGAGAAGCCTTAGCAGGCGCTAGTAGAAAGTACGAAGTgatatatacttatatttatttatgtcaTATATAATTGCAAATTCACATTCAAATactcaaaatttatatttaatacgGGGCTATCCCTCATCATCCCGATCCTGAAAGAAATAAGGACTACTGCACCTTCTAACATTAAATGTTGCCGCCGGTTTAGCATTCAAAATCAAAGGAACCCTGAGCCGGCGACACTTAACAAACTGCGGATCGAACCGGCTGCTCTTGATCCTCCCAAACTTAGCCCTTATCGTAACATCCAAATCGACGGCCAAGTCATTGAAAATGCCCACACTCCTCTCCATGTTGTACTCAGCAATTTGCTTTGGCCCGAGTCAAATCGGGCTTTGTCCTTCAAACACGGCTTCTTGAAGGAGGGTCGTGTTCTTGTGGCCTTGATCAAATGGCGCCAAGTTTACGGTAGCAAAATACCTGTCTTTGTACCAGGCATATGCGGTGATCCTCCTATAGTACACCACCACGTTGTTGTTAGGGTTTCTTGCTATGATGTTGACTTTGAATTTGTAGTTCAATGTGGTGTTGTTGTTGGTGAGATTGAATTGAGTGAGGGAAGCATTGGTTACTTGGAATTTGACACTTGATGGAGATATGATTATCCAAAATAGGAATATAGATAGAATGAAGCACAGGAATAAGGTGTAGAGTGTGACGAAGATGCAGCAAAAACTGCACCTGAATGATCTCAAACACATGTTGATGATGGTGATTTGTGATAGCTAATAACAATGATTGATAATTAATGATGAATGTGGTGTAACATTTTAGTGGATATATATTTGTAGAGGGTACCTCCTTAGCTTATGATTATATGTGTTTAATATGGTGTGTAATTTCTTGAGATTTTTCTAGGGGATTTCCTTGTAATAATGTTACAAAGCATATAGAAGAAGCATTGACTTTTGATAACCGAGTAAGGAACTCTTATTTTCAATGGGTTTGCCCATCAAGAAAGCTCTGCTCAAAGTGGAATAAGAGTATGAATAGTTAGACTTAGTCAtagttaaatatttatataaaattagtataaatagagagaaaaaattaTATGATACTGATAGTGTAAATCGTCATGTGATGCTGACTGTAGGTGTTACATAATAAAACTGTAGGTGtcatataataagaataatacGTATCTGTAAGATGTTAGATTGTGATGCTGAAGGTAGGTGTCACACAATAAGAATAACATGTATATGTACAATGGTTGGGTTGAGTATcgtttattcatttgttgtgaTGGAGGATCATGATTCTCGTTTGAGCTTAGTGTCCatgtatatttgttttttttttttgggtcattaCACTACTCACACACCCATATTTTGAGATTTTCTTAAACCTCATCCCAGTATCAGTATCAGCTATCAGTATCAGCTGGGGTTTGAATTTGGTGTAACTTGATTAAGAGGTAATATGATTGCCATTTGGTGTCCATATTTGTTTAAGGAATTGTGTAATGAAAAAGAATTGGGCTCCAGAAAAAGTGTGGTTGTTGGGTCTTTTTTTCTGGTAGAGATGGACCAAATTGTGTTAAGATAATGATAATGGGGTCTCGTTGAAAGCTAGAGTAATATCAAAGTACATTGTGCCAAAAGTATGCCAAGAAAAAAGAAtgataattttaaacaaaaaaaaaaaagaaatgaccatttaaaaaaaagaaaagaagaggaaactCATTTTCAATCGTTGGTTTAAGGTCGTCGTCACTGAGAAGTAGTGCGTGCAGCATCGTCGACgtgaacactacaagaaaaaaggcctatcggcacacttttttcttgccacgctttaaaatgGTCAATTGCCACACTTTTATGAGGGTGCCAGCTAATTTGTGATTTGACCAtgtttttttgccacgcttggccatagagagaaaccggcacgcttttatgagggtggcgactAATTTgtgctttggccacgctttttttgccacgctttaaaagcgtagtcaTAGAGAGAAACTGGCACGCTTTAAAGGCGTGACTAATTTGTCTTCTAACGGTGAcatttttaaagcgtgccaatatgCTGTGTTTAATTAGGCACCCTGCAAAAAAGCATATCGATAGAATTCACCTCGAAATTTGATTTTCCACTTTTtttttccacacttcaacttttttcaaacttttttttaaGTTAACTTTTAACCTAGCTGAAAGTGATAACAGCTCATACACTTCACTGTTATTCCCAAATTCACTTTTAACCTAGAAGCAAGCTGCCGTCGCACCACCCTTCATCTAACCCTCACACCCAGCAAGCTCGCCTTCATGTTCATCTAACCCTCACACCCAGCCCTTCATCTAACCCTCACACCCAACCTTCTCTCTGTCGCACCCAAACCCTAAATCACTTTCTCATTCACCACTCTCATcacttttcacttttgtattctCCTTCTGCCGTCCGCGATTGACTGCGTCTGGAGCTCTGCCGTCTTCATTTCATCGCCTCGAGCCACGCTTAGAAAGTGTGGCCATATCTTTAtctatcggcacgctttaaaagcatagcCAAAACAAATATTCtgggcacgcttcaaaagcgtggcaaaaaagaaagcgtgccgatagatccacaaaagtgtggcgatagagcaaccggcacgcttgtggatgtgaccctttcaaaagcgtgtcggtagctcaaaaagcgtggcaaaaaactGTCGGCACCCTTTTTAGCACTTTTCAGCATGCTTTAAAAGCAtggcagaaagcttattttcttgtagtggaagCATCTTCAACAGTTCGATTCCAACAGATGAGCGTCGAGAAGCAGTCGAACACAACATCGGGAAGCAGGCCAACGTGACTTTGAGGCTGGTGACGGTCGTCTCCAgtgagagatagagagagggTTGGGACTGAGAGGATCCGCCATAACCTAATTAAAAGGGAAGATGGTGTAGTTTTTATTTTGTACGTGCTAACAACACTATGTTTTTCTCCACTTGTATCTCACAAAGACTTAGGGTTCCACCTTCCTGCTGTTCCGCCTCCCTCCAAGAACAAAACGCCCAATATTCCACCTTAAAGCCAGGAACCTATCTCTATTTTTTGGCAGTGCAGAGTTGTCTATATTAATTAATACTATACCAAAAAACAAAAGTATTCTGACCCAAAATCCTTGGTTCATCCTATGTCTTAATCTAAATACTTCATTATCACTAATTAGTAATAAAATATATGAAACAATAAACGGAAAAATGAAATAAACCCAACACTCTATCACACTGGCTATATTCACGGAGCTCCGTTCCGCATTATACACTACCACGCGTCAGACTCCACTTGCGACACCTATGATCCGCATCACATGATGATCACCACCCTCAACACTTTAGAATGTCCCAAATAGATATTGATATAGCAATAtgtctattaatttatttttaatgaattaaatatgtataattattattaattaatatgataagtattttatttaaaagagtaTTGGATTTaaatatcaaataatatttttttataaattatatacaataaaagatattttaaaaaataactaaatcagtttcatatctctattatatataatagattctaaataaatatataaatataatttatctaAAGTTTCTagacaaaatatataataattaacaatCAAAATAACAGCTGCAATGTTGGCTTGATGGAACAACCATGGGTAAAAGTCCTTTATTATATCCTCCCCCAATTCAGATTTGGAATAAAACAGTATTCCCTAGCCTATGCCACTATCATCCCATGAATCTGATGAACAAATTCAGAAACATAACATTGAATTTGTGAGGGaatgtactatatatatatatgggagtTGGTTGTAGTTaatattttggtattttgtatTATTTGATAGTACTCAATGAATTCATTCTTTACCACCATAAGGACATTGAGATTTTATACTATCTTAATTATCTTTCTAAGTTTGAATTCTGAGTTTGATTGATGGCATGAACCGGTATGCTCCATCCGCTAATCCGCTCAGGAGGCGGGCAGATGATTTATGTGATTGGGCAGACGTACTTTTTAGTAATTCGAAATTGGAAAGGGCCTGTGAAAAAACCCCCACCGAACAGGACCGGTAGTCTCCATAGGGACTTGGCTCTACCACTAACAGCTGAGTCCTCTCCGAACCACAGGAGATAGTTGCCCATCATACGGCTCACCAACTTCACTTGCCTCTATGGGAGACTCGCTCCGGGCAGGTTCCTTTAATACGGAATTTCTGTCTAAGAAGTATATCCATAATCCGTCTTCTTCTAACCAAAGAGTAAGCCATTGCATTGTTCCTCATGTTGGGCACGTAATGATGACTTCAATTGTTGGGAGTCCGGGTTGCGACACCTGATAGCTTGCTATAGCACTCTTGCTATTGGATATGTGTATGATACACAGCACTCTTGGTATTGgatttcttctccctctcctctccctTACGGTCGAGTTACTTTGTTCCTTCCTCTCGCTTCAACAGTTTCTGAAATCAACTAAATATACACTACAAAAAATTACTGAAATAGCGatcgatttttttttaaaattggtcGCTAaagatttagcgaccgatttggGTGGTCGCTAAAACCATAGTCGCTAATCAGAAAATAGCGACCAACTTCGGTCGCTAAACTTTAACGACTGATTTTAGCAATCAGATTTTTAACAAGGCTATCAAATCCTCACCAAAGAGTATCAGTCGCTAAATCGGTTGCTaacaaaatcggtcgctaaattgtAACCAAATTTTCCGTCGCTAAATCGGTCTCTGAGTAAATCGGCCGCTAAATGGTGACCAACTTTTCGGTCGCTAATTTACGACTAGTTTTTCAGTCTCTAATTCAGTCGCTAAGTATGGACCAGTATTTTAGCAACCAACATTTCAGTCGCTAATTAACAACCAAGCATTTTAGTGATCAAATTTCCATGGCTGatcctaattttttaattatcaattttttactaaattttt
Encoded here:
- the LOC112749063 gene encoding NDR1/HIN1-like protein 10, whose amino-acid sequence is MCLRSFRCSFCCIFVTLYTLFLCFILSIFLFWIIISPSSVKFQVTNASLTQFNLTNNNTTLNYKFKVNIIARNPNNNVVVYYRRITAYAWYKDRYFATQIAEYNMERSVGIFNDLAVDLDVTIRAKFGRIKSSRFDPQFVKCRRLRVPLILNAKPAATFNVRRCSSPYFFQDRDDEG